A stretch of Synechococcus sp. MIT S9220 DNA encodes these proteins:
- a CDS encoding HpsJ family protein: protein MSAPSQDSSLRAAPLLRWLGITLVLLLALQIGVVLSAADWSDGVFQQLLIERLVSQAPMGFVGLLLMLIGSRLDHPQQLRTPIRWVVCIISAVLAVVMIAVIPLGITGNQSLMGEADQTLEQRRGQLEMARQQSANPENVKVLGEQLAQAGQLPADATEEDKIQAAETFIDKQLSQMTEQIQQAERQRDLTMNQRFFGGTISAVVLAVALVLLALGAVL, encoded by the coding sequence GTGTCAGCTCCCTCCCAAGACTCTTCTTTGCGTGCCGCGCCCTTGTTGCGTTGGTTGGGAATCACCTTGGTGCTTCTGCTCGCATTACAGATCGGAGTGGTGCTCAGTGCAGCTGACTGGAGTGATGGGGTTTTTCAACAGCTTTTGATCGAACGGCTTGTGAGCCAGGCTCCGATGGGATTTGTCGGTTTGCTGTTGATGCTGATTGGGTCCCGTCTGGATCACCCGCAACAGCTCCGCACGCCGATTCGCTGGGTCGTTTGCATTATTTCCGCAGTTCTCGCCGTGGTCATGATCGCGGTGATTCCGCTTGGAATTACAGGGAATCAATCCCTGATGGGAGAGGCCGATCAGACCCTTGAGCAAAGGCGCGGTCAGCTCGAGATGGCCCGTCAACAGTCGGCGAATCCAGAGAACGTGAAGGTTCTCGGCGAGCAGTTGGCTCAGGCAGGTCAGCTTCCAGCTGATGCCACAGAGGAGGACAAGATTCAGGCTGCTGAGACATTCATAGACAAACAGCTCTCACAGATGACTGAGCAGATTCAGCAGGCGGAACGCCAACGTGATCTCACGATGAATCAGCGTTTCTTCGGCGGCACCATCAGTGCTGTTGTGTTGGCAGTGGCGCTGGTCTTGCTCGCTCTCGGCGCAGTCCTCTGA